Sequence from the Streptomyces mobaraensis NBRC 13819 = DSM 40847 genome:
AACTCGCCCGCCGCCTCTACGAGGAAGCGGACTTCGACGTCGTGGACGCCCTCCGCACGGTGGCCACGGCCCGCGACCTGCCCCCGGCCCGCATAGCCCTGGCCTGGCTCCTCGCCAAACCCCCCGTCGCGGCCCCGATCGTCGGCGCCACTCGCGCCTCCCACGTGACCGACGCGGCCGCCGCCGTCGACCTGGTCCTGACGGACGACGAGATCGCCACCCTGGAGGCTCCCTACCGCCCGCACCGGGTACTGGGGTTGCGACGGTGACGGGGGCCGCCCTGCCGGAGACCTCCGCGCGCTCGGGTCCGATGTGCCGCCGGCTCGCCCCGCCGTTCGGGGCCTTCCCGGCGGCCGTCGGGAAGGATCAGCTCCCCAGGCTCGCGAGAACCGCCTTGGCGGCGTTCTCACCCGAGGTCGCCGCGTCGGCGAGCGAAGGCATGTCGAGCTGGTAGTCGCCGGCCAGGTGGATCGGACCGAGGGGCTCGCGCAGCGTCGGCAGCGAGGCGCGCCTCCCGGGGGCCCAGAACGGCACCACACGGCGGTGCCGCCGCACGATCCCCTCCCCGAGCTTCCCTCGGAGCTGGGGGTAGACCGACATCAGGTCCGCGACGAACCGATCGACGATCTCTTCGTCGGACAGCTCGAACAAGTCGTCCGCCACGGCGCCGCCGGCGAAACAGGCCGGCGCACCTCCGGGCTTCCGTGCCCCACCCTTCCGGATGGCGGCGGCGTGGTTGAACACCGCTTGGAACGAGAGCCGCGGCGTGGAGACGCCGAACAGATCGTCCCAGGGCTGAGGCCCTTCCTCCGCGGTGAAGAAGCCGACGATGACGTACCGGCCGTAGCGGATGTCATCGAACGCGTTGCGGTACCTCTGCGGGAGTTCCGGAAGGATCCGCGACGCGACGCGCCTGTCGAGTCTGGCGCGGACCCGCTTCGCGATGCGGCTCTCCGACGTGAGGAACGGAACGGCGGCGAGGATGCGGGCGCCGACCATCGCCATGCCGACCCGGTCCGTGAGGCTCATCCGCGTGCGGAACATGAGCGCGAACAGGTCGGACGTGTCGACCAACCGCCCGTTGAGAGCGAGTGCGACACTCTTGCCGGCCAACGAGCCCATCTCGATGCCGTGGTGGTGGAGGGCGTCGATCAACGGCCCGGTTCCCTCGGTGAACTGCGTCCCGACGTTGATCCAGTAGTCGCCCTTCCGGACCGTCTCGACGCGTCCGCCCGCCCGGTCCGCGGCCTCGAGCACGATGACGTCGCTCTCGTCGGCGAGCGTCGTCGCCGCCGTCAGCCCGGCCATCCCCGCGCCGATGACGACGGCGTCGCAGGTTTCCTCATGTACGGGCCGTGCCGCGCTCGCCGCCTTCAATTCGGGCTCCGCGCTCGTCATCCTTTTCGCTCCTCACTCCGGCGCTCTTCGGCGCTCCGAACGGCTGTGACACCGGGCTCGACCGGCGCCGGCGACGCGCCTCGCCTTCCTGCGCACCCGACGGCAGGCCAAGGACGATCACAGCGGCCGGTCAGGGCTCTCGCCTGATGCGGTGGGCTCGGCGGAACCGCAGGCGAGGGCGAGCAGTTTCCGCCAGTCGGCCGGCGACGCCGATGGCGGTACGCCGGGCCGGTCGCGCGGCAGCAGCACCCGCAGTGCGCCGGGTCGTACCGAGCAGACGACCGGCGTGCGAAGCCACAGCGCCTCCCCGTCCACCGCGACCGGGATCCGCGCCTCCTCCGCCGGGGTCTGCGGTCCCCCGGCGGTCACCTCGACCCGCCGCGCGGTCGTCACGGTGAGCCCCGGCGCCTGCGAGCCCCGTACGGCCAGCTCCGCCGCCCGCGCCGCGTTCTCCACCCTGATCCCGATCACGCCCAGCTCGCCGCTGTCGAGCACGGTCCGGCGCCCGCCGCCGCTCAACTCGTCGGGGGAGGCGTACGGGTTGTTGCTGACCAACAGCGCCTGCTGCCCCGCGAGCAGGGTGCCGTCCACGCGCGCGTCGAGCCGGCGCGCGCCCTCCCGGGCCAGGAGGTCCGGCATGAGCTTCAGGGCGGTACCCGCCTTGTCGTCGCGGTACTCGGGGCTCTGCACGATGTCCGCGTACACACCGAAGGACACCGTGTTGACGAAGGGACGGCCGGCGACGTCGCCGAGGTCGATCCGCATCTCCTCGCCGTCGGTCAGGGCGTCGAGGCAGCGGGCCGGGTCGGCGCGGTCGAGTCCGAGGTCCATGGCGAAGTGGTTGCGGGTGCCCGCGGAGATCACCAGGAACGGCAGCCCGTGTTCGGCGGCGACGGCCGCGACCAGCGCCTGAGTGCCGTCGCCGCCGGCGACGCCGAGCAGGTCGGCGCCGTCTCCCACGGCCTCGCGGGCCAGTTCGCCCACGTCGACCGGGTCCGACGGGTCCAGCAGGATCACCCGCGCGCCCAGTCGCTCCGCCCGCCTGACGAGGTCGAAGCGGCCGACCTTGCCGCCGCCCGACCTGGGGTTCATGATCAGCACCGCCCGCTCCGGGCGGCGTGCGCGGACGGGCCGCTGCGACCGGGGCGGCCGCGCCCGGTGCAGCGCCGCTCGGCCGCAGGCCGCCGCGGCCGCCCAGCACAGGGTGGAGATCACGGCGATCAGCCACAGACCGCTCCGCGCGAAGAACACCAGCACGCCGACCGGCGCCGCGACGGCCACCAAGGCCCCGAACAGCCGCACCGGACCGCGCCGGGACACGAACCACCAGAGGCCGGCGGCGCAGACCACCAACCCGAGGACACCGGCCCCGGACACGAGCAGCCCACCCTCGCCCAGCGCGAGCAGCAGCACCGCCACAGCGGCCGTCGCCGCGACCAGGGCGCACCACGCGAGCAGCCGAGCGGCCGGGCCGGCCCGCGACCGGGGCCTTCGTGTCGTGTGTATGGCGTTCTCCTGGGCGTCCTTCTGGGCGTTCTCCTGGGCGTTCTCCTGGAGGGGGCAGAGCCGTCCCCGTCCCACCAGCCTGGCGCAGCGCCCCTGGCCGAGTGCGTCCCGGACGCCTGAACGGGTGAGCGTGCGTTTTCAAACTCGAATCGTGTTCTAGTGCGGGGGTCGGTCAACCGCTGTCAAAGCCCGGGAGGCATTCCTGGCCACCCTGCTGCGGTACGCCGCTCGTGGATCGTGGCGGGTCGATGGGGTGACGCCCTCGTCGGGACGTCAGCCGTCCGCGCCGGCCGTCGGCCGGCGAGCCCCTTCCATGGCGTAGGTCTCCAGGTACGCGGTGACGAGACGGCGCGCCTCGTCGATCGTGGCGTCGTCCGCGGCCGGCGAGCGCCGGAACGCGATGTCGAAGAGCCGGGTGCCGGTCTCGAAGGCGAGGAGCAGCGCGAGCAGGGGCGTGTCGGCCGCTACGAAGCGCTGCTCGACGAGGTGGTGCCAGAGCCGTTCCGCCTGCGCCTCGTCGAAGGCGCGCACCATGTCGTCGAGCGTGGCGTGACGGCCCGCGAACCACAGCTCGGTGCAACTGCGATGACGACGGAGGTAGTCGAGGAGCAGATCGATCAGGATGTCGACGGCCTCGCGCAGCGTCCGCGCCCTTGGTTCGGCCAGCATGGCGCCGATGAGCCCGTCCAGCTCGCTCAGGTGTCGCCGCAGCAGTTCGGCGTCGACCTGGTACCGGTCGGCGAAGTAGTGGTACATCGAGGCGGCCGGGATGCCGACCCGCTCGCCGATGGCCTTCAGCGTGGCGGCCTCGTAGCCCCTCTCGGCGAGCAGGGCTTCGGCGGCGTCGAGGATGGCCTTCCTCCGCTCCATCCCGCGCCGCTGGGCCGCCGGGCGAGCCGGGACCCGGTTTGCCGCCTGGCGCGGGCCGTGGCGAGGTTGCGTTTCCACGGGTGGTGTGGATGCAGCCCGTTCTGCACCTACCTTCGGACCGCTCCGGTCGGCTGCGTCGGCGGCAGCTGGATTCACCTCGACGACGAAGTGCCCCGCGTGTGGCTTCAATTCAATCGGGACCGTACGTCGTTCGCCGGGATGGAGATCTGTGAGTTCGACCTTGAACGGCCCTCAGGGATGGGTCCACCGTGACCGGAAGGCGGCTCGCGGGACGGGCGCACGCGCAACGGCTGGTATTACTGAGGCATGCAGGAAGAGACGGCACGCTCCGCGATCGACACGTTCATCTCCGCGTTCAACGCCTCGGACGACAGCTATGTGACTGCCCTGCTCTCGCAGGCCCTGACCTCAGATGTGGTCCTCTGGGGGCCGTTGGGCCGCATCGAAGGGATCGCGGCGGTCGAGCGGTTCGTGCTGGACATCCGGCGCCACCCGGCGGGGGCCGGCACGATGGTGCGCTGCTCGGCGGTGGACATGCCGGACGAGTGGGCCCGGTACCGGTGGGTCTTCACCATGCCGGACGGAGGCCCCCGCCTGGCGGGAACGGACGTCGTCCATCTGCGTCGGAGCCTCATCGACCAGGTCATCGTCTTCGCGGGGGAGATCGAGCCGTCCGCCTCCTGAGTCGTTCTGCCAACTCGGCGATCCCGCGCGGTCACAGCACCGACCGTCCCTCGTGCGCCCCGTCCCCGTCGGCGCCCGTGAGGCGAACCGGGACGTCAACGCGCCCTGCGCCGACGGCGGTTCAGCCGCACGCCTGAGCGGCTCTGTCTGTGTGACCACGAGGACCACGAGTACCGCGAGGTCCACGTGGGTCACGGGGGTCACGATGATGGCGACCACCGATGCCCCAGGGCCACGGGCCGGCAGCCCCCTTGCGCCTTCGGACGGCTGGGGTACAACGGGGGGATGGCGAAGATCCGGGCCGCCGTGAACGCGGTCCCGGGCGGGCGGGGATGTGGCGGCGGGTGAACGGGGGAGGGGTGGGTGGTGGGGGCGCGTCGGCGCGTGGGGGTGGCGTATGGGTGGATGGCGCGCGGTGGTTGGTCGGGTTGCACGGGTCCGTTGGTGGGGGCGCTTACGGTGGGTCGGTGGTGCTCGTGACGGGTGACGGCCGGGGGAGTGAGTGTGCCGTGCGCGCCGAGGGGGGCAGGCGGTGCGCGGCTGCGGACCGTCGCCGCCCGGCGGGCCGTACGGGCGTCGCGCCGCCCGGTCGCACGCGCCGCACCACGCCGACCATGTCCGAGGCGATCCGTCCCGTCGTGGCGGGGGCGGTGGAGGAAGCGTATGGCTAGTGGCACGGCAGCAGGGGTGGACGGCGACGGGGGACGGGTGGACGCGCGGGCGCTCGACGAAGTCGTCCGGTTCACGTCCGAGCTGATCCGGATCGACACCACCAACCGCGGTGGCGGCGACTGCCGGGAGCGGCCCGCCGCCGAGTACGTGGCGGAGCGGCTCGCGGAGGTGGGGATCGAGCCGTTCCTGCTGGAGCGGAAGCCGGGGCGGACCAATGTGGTGGCCCGGGTTCCGGGCGCGGACCCGGTGGCGGGGGCGCTGCTCGTCCACGGGCACCTGGACGTGGTGCCGGCCGAGCCGGCGGACTGGGCCGAGCACCCGTTCTCGGGCGAGGTGCGGGACGGCGTCGTCTGGGGGCGCGGCGCGCTCGACATGAAGAACACGGACGCGATGGTGCTGGCCGTGGTCCGCGCCTGGGCGCGCGCGGGGGTGATGCCGCCGCGCGACATCGTGCTGGCGTTCACCGCGGACGAGGAGGACAAGGGGGAGGCCGGCGCCGGCTTCCTCGCGGACGAGCACGCCGCGCTGTTCGAGGGCTGCACCGAGGCGATCGGCGAGTCGGGCGCGTACACCGTCCACGGGGCCGGCGGGCTGCGGCTGTACCCGGTGGCGGCGGGGGAGCGCGGTTCGGCGTGGGTGGAGCTGAGGGCCCGGGGCACGGCCGGGCACGGGTCCAAGGTGAACCGGGAGAACGCGGTGGCCAGGCTGGCCGCCGCCGTCACCCGGATCGCCGAGTACGAGTGGCCGGTCCGGCTCACCCCCGTCGTACGGGCCGCGCTGCGGGAACTCGCCGCCGCCCACGGCATCGACGTCGACCGCGACGGGCCGCGGCCGGAGGAGGTGGAGGAACTGCTGGGCAAGCTGGGTCCCGCCGCCAAGCTGGTGGCCGCGACCGTCCGGAACAGCGCCAACCCCACCATGCTCAGCGCCGGTTACAAAATCAACGTGATCCCGGGGACGGCCACCGCGTTCGTCGACGGCCGGACCGTGCCGGGCGGGGACGAGGAGTTCGCCGCCACCCTGGACCGGCTCACCGGCCCGGACGTGGACTGGACGTTCTTCCACCGCGAGCGGGCCCTGCAAGCGCCGGTGGACGCCCCGGTGTTCGCCCGGATGCGGGCCGCGCTGGAGCACTTCGACCCGGACGCGTACGTGGTGCCGTTCTGCATGTCCGGCGGCACGGACGCCAAGCAGTTCTCCCGGCTGGGCGTCGCCGGTTACGGCTTCTCGCCGCTGCGGCTGCCCCCGGGCTTCGACTACCAGGGGCTGTTCCACGGCGTCGACGAGCGGGTGCCCGTGGACGCCCTGCACTTCGGCGTGCGGGTCCTGGACCGTTTTGTGATGCACGAGGCGAGCCCCCGCTCGTCCCACCACCCCCTGCCCGAGGAGGCGTAGCGATCATGGTGCCCAAGCCCACGGCGCCCTGCGGAACCTGGCCGTCCCCCGTGGACGCCGCCCTGGTGGCGGAGCACGGCGGCCGCCCCGATTTCGTGGGCTGGGTCGGCGACGACCTCTGGTGGGTCGCGGCCCGGCCGGCGGAGGGGGGCCGTCGGACGCTGATCCGGCGGCGTCCCGGCGGCGGGGAGGCCGTCGCGCTGCCCGCGCCGTGGGACGTCCGCACCCGGGTGCACGAGTACGGCGGGCGCGCCTGGGCCGGCACGGTCCGGGCGGCCTCCGGCGGCGGCCCGCTGCTGGTCTTCGCGCACGGCCCGGACCAGCGGCTGTACGCGTGGGAGCCGGACGGGCCCGACCCGTCGCCCCGGCCGCTCACCCCGACGTCCGCCGTCGGCGGCGGGCTGCGCTGGGCGGACCCGGTGCTCCTCACCGAACGGGGCGAAGTCTGGTGCGTACTGGAGGAGTTCACAGGCCCGGGGCCGGGCGACGTGCGGCGGCTGCTCGCCGCCGTTCCGCTCGACGGCCGCGCCGCCGGCGACCGGACGGCCGTCCGCGAGCTGACGGACGACCGGCACCGCTTCGTGACCGGCCCGCGCCTCTCGCCGGACGGCAGCCGGGTGGCCTGGCTGGCCTGGGACCACCCCCGCATGCCCTGGGACGGCACCGAGCTGCGGATCGCGCGTGTCGACGGGGGAGGGGGCGGTGGCGCGGGCGACGGGTGGATCGCGGACGGTGGCGGCGGTGGCGCGGGCGCGGGCGACGGGCGGATCGCGGATGTCCATGGCGGTGCGGATGCTCCCGACAGCGCGGACGCCCAGCCGGACGGCGCCCTCGCCCGCTTCACGGACGTGCGGACGGTCCTGGGCGGCCCGGAGGAGGCCGTCGCCCAGGTGGAGTGGGCGCCCGACGGCACCCTGCTGGCCGTCACCGACCGCACGGGCTGGTGGAACCTGCACCGGGTCGACCCGGAGACCGGCCGGGCCGTCAACCTCAGCCCCGCGAAACAGGAGTTCGCGGGGCCGCTGTGGCAGCTGGGGCAGCGCTGGTTCGTCCCGCTGCCCGGCGGACCGATCGCCGTGCTGCACGGCGCCGGCGCCCAGGTGCTCGGCGTCCTCGACTCCGAGACCGGGGCCGTGGCCGACGTCGCCGGGCCGTGGACGGAGTGGGCGCCCGCGCTGGACGCGCACGGCACCCGCGTGGTCGGCATCGCCGCCGGGCCCGCCGGCGGCTACGAGGTCGTCGAGCTGGACGGGCGGACGGGCCGGGCCCGGGTGGTCGGCGCCGCGCACCGGGACGTCGTCGACCCGGCGTACCTCCCGCGCCCGGAGGTCCGTACCTTCACCGGGCCCGACGGCCGCGAGGTGCACGCCCGGATCCACCGGCCGCGCCACCCCGAACGGGCCGTCCCGGACGGCGAACTGCCCCCGTTCGTCGTCCGCGCGCACGGCGGCCCGACCGGCCGGACGCCCCTCGCGCTCGACCTGGGCGTCGCCTACTTCACCTCGCGCGGCATCGGTGTCGCCGTCGTCGACTACGGCGGCTCGACGGGGTACGGCCGCGCCTACCGGGAACGGCTTCGGGAGCGCTGGGGCGTCGTCGACGTCGAGGACTGCGCGACGGTCGCCGGGGCCCTGATCGCCGAGGGGGTCGCCGACCCGGCCCGGCTCGCGGTCCAGGGCGGCAGCGCGGGCGGCTGGACGGCCGCCCACTCCCTCGCCGCCACGGACCTGTACGCGTGCGGCACGATGCTCTTCCCGTTCCTTGACCTCATGGCGGAGGCCGACGACGGCACCCACGACTTCGAGTCCCACTACACGGAGAGCCTGATCGGCCCGCGCGACCGGGTGCCCGAGCGCTACCGCGAACGGTCGCCGCTCCGCCGGGCGGACCGCATCAAGGTGCCCTTCCTGCTCCTCCACGGCCTGGACGACCCGGTCTGCCCGCCCGGCCAGAGCGAGGCCCTGGCCCGGGCGGCGCGCGGTCGCGGGGTACCGCACGCCTTCCTCGCCTTCGAGGGGGAGGGGCACGGCTTCCGCCGGAAGGAGACGCTGGTACGGGCGCTGGAGGCGGAACTCTCCCTGTACGCCCAGACGTTCGGCTTCGACGCGCCGGGGGTGCCGGAGCTGGAACTCGACCGGTGACGGCGGCCGGGGCTCGCCCCCGGCCGTTCTCCCGCCTTCGGGGCATCGGAACAACGGAATCAAAGGGGAGGGACGGGCGAGCGGTAGCGGTGATTCCCCCAGGCCGGCAGCTCATGTAAGGTAAGGCTTACCTTATTCGCACTGGATGGTGGGGGAACCCGTCGTGGAGCACACTGAACTCTCCGGCCGCGTCGCGCTGGTCACCGGCGCCGGACAGGGCATAGGCGAGGCCGTGGTCCGGGCCCTCGTCGCACGGGGAGCCCGGGTCGCGGCCCTCGACGCGGTGCCCGACGGCATCGGCGAACTGGCGGCGGAGTACGGGCCCGAGCGGGTCACCGCCCACACCGCCGACGTCTCGGACGCCGCCGCCGTCGAGGCCGTCGTCGAGGAGGTGGAGACGTCCGTCGGGCCGCTCGGCATCCTCGTCAACGTGGCCGGGGTCCTGCACTCCTCGCCCGTCGTCGCCCTCACCGACGAGATGTGGGACCGCACCTTCGCCGTCAACACCACCGGCGTCTTCGTCGCCTCCCGCGCCGTCGCCCGCCGGATGGCCGCGCGCGGCGCCGGCTGCGTGGTGACGGTCGGTTCCAACGCGGCGGGCGTGCCCCGGACCGGCATGGCCGCCTACGCGGCGTCCAAGGCGGCGGCGACCATGTTCACCAAATGCCTGGGCCTCGAACTCGGCCGCAGCGGCGTGCGCTGCAACGTCGTGTCCCCCGGTTCCACCGACACCGCCATGCAACGGGCGCTGTGGACGGACGACGAGGCGCCCGCCCGCGTCATCGACGGCGACCCCGGCACGTACCGCGTCGGCATCCCCCTCGGCCGGATCGCCGAACCCTCGGACATCGCCGACGCCGTCGCCTTCCTCGTCTCGGACCGGGCCCGGCACATCACCATGCACAACCTGTACGTGGACGGCGGCGCGACGCTGCGCGCCTGACGGAACGTTTCGGCCGGTGGTTTCCCGACGGTGGTGCCCGTCGGCGGCCGGGGAAGGCGAGCCTCCCGTCGGTGCGGCCTCGGGGGCGTCGGCCCGGGCCCGGCCGACGCCCCCTGGCGGGCGCTCACCCTGCCCCGTCGCTTCCCTTTCGGCACTCCTGGTCCCGTCCAGCCCCTCCCGGCGCCCTGGCCCCTCCCGTCGCCCCCCCCGGGGACCGGCCGGACCCCACCCCCACCCCCCACCCCACGCCCGGCGTCCACTCGCGCCGGAGGAACGGAGCAGCAGGTGACCACGGTTCAGCACGTCACCGCCCCGCCGCCGAACGAGCCCGCCGGGCGCGCCGGCGCCACCGGTGCGATATCCGCTTCACCCACGTCACGCACGCCATCCGCACCACCCACACCACTCGCATCCCCGA
This genomic interval carries:
- a CDS encoding FAD-dependent oxidoreductase — translated: MTSAEPELKAASAARPVHEETCDAVVIGAGMAGLTAATTLADESDVIVLEAADRAGGRVETVRKGDYWINVGTQFTEGTGPLIDALHHHGIEMGSLAGKSVALALNGRLVDTSDLFALMFRTRMSLTDRVGMAMVGARILAAVPFLTSESRIAKRVRARLDRRVASRILPELPQRYRNAFDDIRYGRYVIVGFFTAEEGPQPWDDLFGVSTPRLSFQAVFNHAAAIRKGGARKPGGAPACFAGGAVADDLFELSDEEIVDRFVADLMSVYPQLRGKLGEGIVRRHRRVVPFWAPGRRASLPTLREPLGPIHLAGDYQLDMPSLADAATSGENAAKAVLASLGS
- a CDS encoding diacylglycerol/lipid kinase family protein; amino-acid sequence: MGRGRLCPLQENAQENAQKDAQENAIHTTRRPRSRAGPAARLLAWCALVAATAAVAVLLLALGEGGLLVSGAGVLGLVVCAAGLWWFVSRRGPVRLFGALVAVAAPVGVLVFFARSGLWLIAVISTLCWAAAAACGRAALHRARPPRSQRPVRARRPERAVLIMNPRSGGGKVGRFDLVRRAERLGARVILLDPSDPVDVGELAREAVGDGADLLGVAGGDGTQALVAAVAAEHGLPFLVISAGTRNHFAMDLGLDRADPARCLDALTDGEEMRIDLGDVAGRPFVNTVSFGVYADIVQSPEYRDDKAGTALKLMPDLLAREGARRLDARVDGTLLAGQQALLVSNNPYASPDELSGGGRRTVLDSGELGVIGIRVENAARAAELAVRGSQAPGLTVTTARRVEVTAGGPQTPAEEARIPVAVDGEALWLRTPVVCSVRPGALRVLLPRDRPGVPPSASPADWRKLLALACGSAEPTASGESPDRPL
- a CDS encoding nuclear transport factor 2 family protein, yielding MQEETARSAIDTFISAFNASDDSYVTALLSQALTSDVVLWGPLGRIEGIAAVERFVLDIRRHPAGAGTMVRCSAVDMPDEWARYRWVFTMPDGGPRLAGTDVVHLRRSLIDQVIVFAGEIEPSAS
- a CDS encoding prolyl oligopeptidase family serine peptidase; the encoded protein is MVPKPTAPCGTWPSPVDAALVAEHGGRPDFVGWVGDDLWWVAARPAEGGRRTLIRRRPGGGEAVALPAPWDVRTRVHEYGGRAWAGTVRAASGGGPLLVFAHGPDQRLYAWEPDGPDPSPRPLTPTSAVGGGLRWADPVLLTERGEVWCVLEEFTGPGPGDVRRLLAAVPLDGRAAGDRTAVRELTDDRHRFVTGPRLSPDGSRVAWLAWDHPRMPWDGTELRIARVDGGGGGGAGDGWIADGGGGGAGAGDGRIADVHGGADAPDSADAQPDGALARFTDVRTVLGGPEEAVAQVEWAPDGTLLAVTDRTGWWNLHRVDPETGRAVNLSPAKQEFAGPLWQLGQRWFVPLPGGPIAVLHGAGAQVLGVLDSETGAVADVAGPWTEWAPALDAHGTRVVGIAAGPAGGYEVVELDGRTGRARVVGAAHRDVVDPAYLPRPEVRTFTGPDGREVHARIHRPRHPERAVPDGELPPFVVRAHGGPTGRTPLALDLGVAYFTSRGIGVAVVDYGGSTGYGRAYRERLRERWGVVDVEDCATVAGALIAEGVADPARLAVQGGSAGGWTAAHSLAATDLYACGTMLFPFLDLMAEADDGTHDFESHYTESLIGPRDRVPERYRERSPLRRADRIKVPFLLLHGLDDPVCPPGQSEALARAARGRGVPHAFLAFEGEGHGFRRKETLVRALEAELSLYAQTFGFDAPGVPELELDR
- a CDS encoding TetR/AcrR family transcriptional regulator, giving the protein MERRKAILDAAEALLAERGYEAATLKAIGERVGIPAASMYHYFADRYQVDAELLRRHLSELDGLIGAMLAEPRARTLREAVDILIDLLLDYLRRHRSCTELWFAGRHATLDDMVRAFDEAQAERLWHHLVEQRFVAADTPLLALLLAFETGTRLFDIAFRRSPAADDATIDEARRLVTAYLETYAMEGARRPTAGADG
- a CDS encoding 2,3-dihydro-2,3-dihydroxybenzoate dehydrogenase, yielding MVGEPVVEHTELSGRVALVTGAGQGIGEAVVRALVARGARVAALDAVPDGIGELAAEYGPERVTAHTADVSDAAAVEAVVEEVETSVGPLGILVNVAGVLHSSPVVALTDEMWDRTFAVNTTGVFVASRAVARRMAARGAGCVVTVGSNAAGVPRTGMAAYAASKAAATMFTKCLGLELGRSGVRCNVVSPGSTDTAMQRALWTDDEAPARVIDGDPGTYRVGIPLGRIAEPSDIADAVAFLVSDRARHITMHNLYVDGGATLRA
- a CDS encoding M20/M25/M40 family metallo-hydrolase; the protein is MASGTAAGVDGDGGRVDARALDEVVRFTSELIRIDTTNRGGGDCRERPAAEYVAERLAEVGIEPFLLERKPGRTNVVARVPGADPVAGALLVHGHLDVVPAEPADWAEHPFSGEVRDGVVWGRGALDMKNTDAMVLAVVRAWARAGVMPPRDIVLAFTADEEDKGEAGAGFLADEHAALFEGCTEAIGESGAYTVHGAGGLRLYPVAAGERGSAWVELRARGTAGHGSKVNRENAVARLAAAVTRIAEYEWPVRLTPVVRAALRELAAAHGIDVDRDGPRPEEVEELLGKLGPAAKLVAATVRNSANPTMLSAGYKINVIPGTATAFVDGRTVPGGDEEFAATLDRLTGPDVDWTFFHRERALQAPVDAPVFARMRAALEHFDPDAYVVPFCMSGGTDAKQFSRLGVAGYGFSPLRLPPGFDYQGLFHGVDERVPVDALHFGVRVLDRFVMHEASPRSSHHPLPEEA